DNA sequence from the Streptomyces sp. CA-210063 genome:
GCGTAGATTCTGACCCGTACATTCCCAACAGCAACAGACCCCACAGGTTTCGATCTGATGACCAGCCCCCACCCCCACCCAGGCCACCGGTGACAGAGTGGGGCGTATGACCACCAGCTCAGAGGAAGCCCAACCCACCGCCGCCCCCTACGGCACCCCCGACGCGCCCCGCATCGCCGTCCGCGGCGAAGCCCGCCTCGAAGTCGACCCCGAAATAGCCCGCATCCGAGTCACCGTCCTCGCCCGCGGCAAAGACCGCCGCGCCGCACTCGACGACCTCACCCGCCGCAACACCACCGTCCTCGACCTCGTCAAAACCTACGGCGCAGCGGTGGAACGACTGGAAACCGGCGCCTTCTCCATCACCCCTGAGCTCAAGGAGAAAGGCCGCGGCGAACGCATCAACGCCTACCACGGCCGCGTCCACATCACCGCCGAACTCACCGACTTCACGGCCCTGGGCGAACTCACCACCCGCCTCGCCGACCTGGACCTGACGAGGGTCGACGGCCCCTGGTGGTCCCTCCGCCCCAACTCACCCGCCCACAAACAAGCCCGACAGCAGGCCGTCAAAGAAGCCGTACAGCGCGCACGCGAATACGCCGACGCCCTCGACACCACACTCGCCGCCCTCGTCGAACTCGCCGACATCGGCGCCGAGGCCCCAGCCCAGCCCTTCGGCCCCGCAGCCCCCGGCGGCCCCATGCGCTCCGCCAGAGCCAAGGGCGCCGAAGCCACCGACGCCGCCCCCCTCGACCTCGAACCCCAACGCCAACGCGTCTACGCACAGGTCAACGCCCGCTTCACCATGCGACCGCCCCAGCTCTGACCCCCCACCACGGCGTGCTCCGATGTGCTCATCGGAGCACGCCCACGCACACTTCAATACTTGTCAATTACCCTTCACCCAACGGCCGTTGAGTAGTCATGCGCCACCAAATCCCTACCGACGGGTAAGCCATAGGCTCGAACCATGCGCCGAGCAAAGATCGTCTGCACCCTCGGGCCCGCCACCGACTCGTACGACCAGATCAAGGCACTGGTCGAGGCCGGCATGGACATCGCCCGCTTCAACCTCAGCCACGGCGGCCACGCCGAACACGACGAGCGCTACCAGCACGTCCGCAAGGCCGCCGACGAGACCGGCCGCAGCGTCGGCACCCTCGCCGACCTTCAAGGCCCGAAGATCCGCCTCGGCCGCTTCACCGAAGGCCCCGTACTCCTTGAACGCGACGACACCTTCACCATCACCGTCGAGCAGGGCGTCGAAGGCAACGGCGACATCTGCGGCACCACCCACAACGGCCTCGCCACCGACGTCACCACCGGCGAACGCATCCTCGTCGACGACGGCAAGGTCACCCTCGAAGTCACGGCGGTCGACGGCCCCCGCGTCCACACGAGAGTCGTCGAAGGCGGGATGGTCTCCGACAACAAGGGCCTGAACCTGCCCGGGGTGGCCGTCTCTGTCCCCGCCCTCTCGGAGAAGGACGAAGACGACCTCCGCTGGGCCCTCCGCACGGGCTTCGATGTGATCGCCCTGTCGTTCGTCCGCTCCGCCCGGGACATCGAGGACGTCCACCGCATCATGGACGAGGAAGGCCGCCGACTCCCCGTCATCGCCAAGATCGAGAAACCGCAGGCGGTCGACAACATCGAGGAGATCGTCGCCGCCTTCGACGGCGTCATGGTCGCGCGAGGCGACCTGGGCGTGGAAATGCCCCTCGAACAGGTCCCCCTCGTCCAGAAACGCACGGTCAAACTCGCGAAGCGCAACGCCAAGCCGGTCATCGTCGCCACCCAGATGCTCGACTCGATGATCAACAACTCCCGCCCGACCAGGGCCGAGGTCAGCGACGTCGCCAACGCGGTCCTCGACGGCACGGACGCGGTGATGCTGTCCGGCGAGACAAGCGTCGGCAAGTACCCGGTGGAGACGGTCCGCACGATGGGCCGCATCGTGGCGGCAGCGGAGGAAGACCTGCTCGCGAAGGGCCTCCCGCCCCTCACCGAGCACAACAAACCCCGCACCCAGGGCGGCGCCGTCGCCCGCGCCGCAGCCGAGATCGGCGACTTCCTCGACGCCAAGTTCCTCGTCGCCTTCAGTCAGTCCGGCGACACGGCCCGCCGCCTCTCCCGCTACCGCTCACCGATCCCGCTGCTGGCCTTCACTCCCGACCCGGCGACGCGCTCGCAGCTGAGCCTGACGTGGGGTGTGGAGACGTTCCTCGGGCCGCGCGTGGACTCGACGGACGCGATGGTCGACCAGGTGGATGAGCTGCTGCTGAAGTACGGCCGCTGCAAGAAGGGCGACGTCGTGGTCATCACGGCGGGCTCGCCGCCGGGGGTCGCGGGCTTCACGAACATGGTGCGTGTGCATCACATCGGGGAGGACGACAGCCCGAAGTAGGGGGGGTCAGTATTTCGGGCCTACGTGGGTGTCGAGGAGGGCGACGGAGTCCCTGCGGGCGACGGAGATGTTGAATGGGTTGCCGTTGCGGGTGCAGTGCGTCCACTCGACACCGAGCTTGTCGAGGGTGTCCGTGTAGAGCTGTCGGATGTCGTCGGAGACGTTGGTGAAGAAGTAGCGGGGGTATTCGTAGCGCTTGCGCTCACCGCCGACGAGGCGAGTCGTCCAGTTGGTGATGCGGCAGCCGTCGGAGTGGATAAGGCCTCGGATGAACTCCCAGGGGTGAGCGTCGACGATTTCCTGCTGCCAGGGTTCCAGGGCGATGCGGCGCTCGTGCTTCTTGCCGGGGCCGTGCTGGGGAAACATGCAGACCCAGTGCTTCGTGTACGACTTCACTTCGACACAGCCGGTCTTGAGGCGTGGGCGGACGCTATGGCAACTCTGAGTCACTGATCGTTGCCACGGGCAGAAAAGAGCGGATGTTCACGAGAACGTGGACATCCGCTTTTCGGTGACCTTGTAATCCAAGGAAAAGTGCCCCGAGTCGGATTCGAACCGACGCTGTATGGGTTTTGAATCCATGGCCTCTACCGCTGGGCTACCGGGGCCCCTTCGGAACGAAGGTCAGCAGTCTCCCGCCGTGTCACCACCATACCGCAGCTAGGTAGGCTCTTGGAAAGCAGTAACCTGCCCCAGCACAAGGAGCCCCCGTGACCGCCCCCGAGTCGCCCCAGCCCGTAGACGCGCCCGACGACGACAAGTCGCACGTGCCTCCGCTGACGACCCGTGTCGTCATCGCCGAGGACGAGGCGTTGATCCGCCTCGATCTGAAGGAGATGCTCGAAGAGGAGGGCTACTCCGTCGTGGGCGAGGCCGGTGACGGTGAGCAGGCCATCGAGCTGGCCCGGGAGCACCAGCCCGACCTCGTGATCCTCGATGTGAAGATGCCGAAGCTGGACGGGATCTCCGCCGCCGAGAAGATCGCCGAGGAGGGTATCGCCCCGGTGCTGATGCTGACCGCCTTCTCGCAGCGCGATCTCGTGGAGCGGGCCCGGGACGCCGGTGCGATGGCGTATCTCGTGAAGCCGTTCAGCAAGAGTGATGTGGTCCCGGCCATCGAGATGGCCGTCTCTCGGTTCACGGAGCTGAAGGAGTTGGAGAAGGAGGTCGCTGACCTCACTCTGCGCCTGGAGACGCGCAAGCTGGTGGACCGGGCGAAGTCGATTCTGCAGACGGAGTACGGGCTGACGGAGCCGGCCGCGTTCCGGTGGATTCAGAAGACGTCGATGGACCGTCGGATGTCGATGCAGCAGGTGGCGGAGGCGGTCATTCTGGACGCGGACGAGAAGAAGGCGGCCAAGGGCTGACCCCACCCCCCCCATACGCATTCGTACGACGAGGCCCGCACCCCCTTTCGCAGGGGGCGCGGGCCTTGTCGTATCCGGGCGGGACCTCAGTCCTCGCCGAGGTACGCCTTGCGGACCGATTCGTCGGTGAGCAGGTCGGAGCCCGTGCCGGAGAGGACGATCTTGCCGATCTCCATGACGTGGCCCTGGTCGGCGAGGGAGAGCGCCGCTTGGGCGTTCTGTTCGACGAGCAGGATGGTGGTGCCCTGGGACTTGAGCTCGGAGATGGTCGCCATGATCTTCTGCATCATGATGGGGGAGAGGCCCATGGAGGGCTCGTCCAGCATGAGCAGCTTCGGCTGGGACATCAGGGCTCGGCCCATCGCGAGCATCTGCTGCTCACCACCTGAGAGGGTTCCCGCGGCCTGCTTCCTGCGTTCCCCGAGGATGGGGAAGAGGTCGTAGGCGCGCTGGATGTCTTTCTCGATGCCGGGTTTGTCGCTGCGCAGGAAGGCGCCGAGGCGGAGGTTGTCCTCGATGGTCATGCGCGGGAAGATGTGCCGCCCCTCGGGGGAGTGGGCGAGTCCCAGCGAGACGATGTTGTGTGCGGGGATCTTCTTGAGCGACTTGCCGTTGAACTTGATCTGGCCTCCGGCGGGCTTGAGGAGGCCGGAGAGGGTGCGCAGGGTGGTGGTCTTGCCGGCGCCGTTGGTGCCGATGAGGGTGACGACCTCGCCGGCGTCGACCTTGAAGGAGATGCCCTTGACGGCTTCGATCTTGCCGTAGGCGACCCGGAGGTCCTCTACTTCGAGCAGTGCGGTCATCGGTCGTTCTCCTTGCCGGGCGCGGCGTCCTTCGTGGGCTCGGCGTGTGCTTCGGCGGCTTCGACTTCGGCGACCTCGTCCTTGCCGGGTGCGTCTTCGAAGGGTTCGCCGAGGTAGGCGGCGACGACGCGTTCGTCTCCCTGGACGGTGGCGCTGTCGCCTTCGACGAGTTTTTCGCCTTGGACGAGGACGGCGACGCGGTCGCAGAGGTTGAAGATGAACCGCATGTCGTGCTCGATGACGAGGACGGCGATGCCCTGGTCGCGGATGGCGAAGACGAGTTCTTCGGTGGTGCGCGTCTCCTGGGGGTTCATGCCTGCGGTGGGCTCGTCGAGGAGGAGCAGGCCGGGCTCGCTCGCCAGCGCGCGGGCGATTTCCAGCTTGCGCTGTTCGCCGTAGGGCAGGTTGCGGGCGAGGTGTTCGGCCTTGTTGGCGAGGCCGACGAACTCGAGGAGTTCCATGGCGCGTTCGCGGCTGGCGGCTTCGGCTTTGTGGAAGCCGGGGCCGCGCAGGAGGGCGGACCAGAGGCCTTCTTTGGTGCGGGTGTGGCGGCCGACGAGGACGTTTTCCAGGACCGTCATGTTGGAGAAGAGACGGATGTTCTGGAAGGTGCGGGCGATGCCGGCCGCGGTGACCTTGAAGGACTGGGGCGGCAGGACCTGGCCCTTGTAGCGGACTTCGCCTTCGGTGGGGATGTAGAGGCCGGTGAGGCAGTTGAAGAAGGTGGTTTTGCCGGCGCCGTTGGGGCCGATGAGTCCGACGATCTCGCCGCTGTTGACGGTGAGGTTGACGTTGCGTACGGCGGTGAGGCCGCCGAAGCGCATGGTGACGCCGCGGGCGTCGAGGACGGTTTCGCCGGGGGCGTTGGCGCCGGGTGTGGCGTCCTTGGTGGTGGTGTCGGTGGTCATGGGTCAGGCCCCTGTCTTGCTGAGGACTGTGGGTGCTTCGGCGTCTTCGTGGAATTCGAGTTGGCGGCGCCGGTTGGGGATGAGGCCCTCGGGGCGGAAGCGCATGAGGAGGACGAGGGCGACGCCGAAGGCGAAGAGCTGGTAGTTGCCGAGGAACTGGAGCTTGGTCGGGATGAGGTAGAGCAGTGCGGCGCCGACGAGGGGGCCGCTGATGGTGCCCATGCCGCCGAGGACGACCGCTGCGAGGAGGAAGGCCGAGTTGGGCGGGACGACTGCGGCGAACTGGTACTGCTCGGGTGTCACCGTGTAGGTCACGTGGGCCTGGACGGTGCCGGCGAGGCCGGCGAGGGCGGCGCCCAGTGCGAACGCGATGAGCTTGACGCGGAAGCCGTTGATGCCCATGGCGAGTGCGGCCGTCTCGTCCTCGCGGATGGCGATCCAGGCGCGGCCGATGCGGGAGTCGCTGCTGCGTCGGAAGACCACCACGACGACGAGCGTGATGAGGAGCATCAGGAAGAAGTAGTTGGCGAATCGGGCGATGGTGAACCCGGCGATGGTGTGTTCCTGGCCGAAGTCGAAGCCGAAGATGTTGAGGTTCGGGATCGAGGAGATGCCGTTGGAGCCGTTGGTGATGTCGGGTCCGGAGGTGCCGTCCATGTTGAGGACGGCGAGTCGGAAGATCTCACCGAAGCCGAGGGTCACGATCGCGAGGTAGTCGCCGCGCAGTCGCAGGGTCGGGGCGCCGATGATGACGCCGAAGATCATGGCGACGACGCCGCCGAGGAGGGCGGAGGCCCAGAACGGCAGGTGGAGGTCGAAGGGTGAGGAGGGGGAGCCGGAGACCATGGCCGCGGTGTAGGCGCCGACGCCGAGGAAGGCGACGTATCCGAGGTCGAGGAGGCCGGCGAGGCCGACGACGATGTTGAGGCCGAGGGCGACGGTGGCGAAGATCAGGATGTAGACGCCGATGGTCGCGTAGCGGTCGTCGGACTGGGTGAAGGGGAATGCGGCGGCCGCGGTGAACGCGCCGATCATGGTGACGGTGCGGTGCTTCGCGGTGATGGCGGAGACGCGGCCGACGAGGCCTGCCTTGGCGACGGCGGCGAAGCCGAAGCCGGCGGTGATCAGGAAGCCGACGAAGAGTTCGTCGTACTCGGTGCCGATGCCGTACGTGAAGACGATGAGGCCCAGGGTCATCGCGGCGACGATGACGAGGATCTCGGCGTAGGCGGGCAGGGTGCGGGCCGGGGTCGAGGTGCCGGTGGCGAGGCAGGACTTGATGACGGAGCGTGCGTTGCGTGCGCCGAGCAGGAACTGTTCCCAGGGGGTGTCCTCGGGGTCGGCGATCTCGGGTGCCTGCCGTTCGAAGGGCAGGGCGAGTGCGCCGAGGAGGGCGGCGAGGGTGGCGAGGGCCGCCACGTAGCCGCCGGGTTCGAGGTTGACGATGCCGCCGAGTTGGATGCTGATCGCGAGGATCGTGTACCAGGCGGTGGTGAAGGTGCCGAGTGCGGCGAGCTTGATGGAGCTGTCGGCGCCGGCGGGGACGAGCCAGCTCAGGCCCTTGATGCCGTAGGAGGCGAGGCCGAAGAGGGCGGTGAGGGCGCCGCCGATGAGGACGAGGATCTGGAGGCCGCCGGGGTAGCCGTAGACGGTGAGGTTGCCGGGGAAGGCGCTGGTCCAGGTCCAGGAGAGGAAGGTGGAGATCACGGCGAGGACGCCGCCGCCGGTGGCGAGGGCACGGCCGATGTTCTCCGGGAGGCCCACGAGACCCCTCGGAGTGGTGTCGTGCTTGGCGGTGGGAGCCGGGGATGCGGTGGTCTGTGTGGTCATCGGTGTCACGCCCTGTCCGCCACGCGCTCACCGAGCAGGCCCTGTGGCCTGAACAGGAGGACGAGGATGAGGAGTACGAACGCCCAGACGTCGGCCCAGGACTGGCTGCCGAACTGTGCCATGCCGGGGATGTCGGCGACGTAGGCCGTGGACAGCGCTTCGGCGAGGCCGAGGACGACGCCGCCGAGCATGGCGCCGTAGATGTTGCCGATGCCGCCGAGGACGGCTGCGGTGAAGGCCTTGAGGCCGAGGATGAAGCCCATGCGGAACTGGACCTGGCCGTACTTGAGGCCGTAGGCGAAGGCTCCGACGGCGGCGAAGGCGGCGCCGAGGGCGAAGGCGACCACGATGATGCGGTCGGTGTTGATGCCCATGAGCTTGGCGGTGTCGGGGTCCTGGGCGGTGGCCTGCATGCCGCGTCCGGTGCGGGTCTTCATGACGAAGTAGGCGAGGATCGCCATGCTGATCGGGGCGGCGATGAGCAGGAAGATGTCACCGGTCTGGATGGTGACGTTGCCGATCTCGAAGGGGCCGCCGTCGATCTGCGGGAAGTTGATGGACTCCTTGGCGTCCGGGTACCAGGCCCATACGGCCTGCTGGAGGGCCAGGGAGAGGCCGATGGCGGTGATGAGGGGCGCCAGGCGTGGTGCGGTGCGCAGGGGGCGGTAGGCGAGCCGTTCCGCTCCGACTGCGGCGAGTACGGCGACGATGATGCCGCCGATGAGCATGAGGGGTAGTGCCACCCACATGGTTGTGCCGTCGGGCAGTACGTACAGGTAGACCGTGATGGCGCCAAAGCCGCCCAGCATGAAGATTTCACCGTGGGCGAAGTTGATGAGCTGGACGATGCCATAGACCATCGTGTAGCCGATGGCGACCAGCCCGTACATGGATCCCAGTAGCAGGCCGTTGACCAGCTGCTGCGGCAGTTCGTTCACCGCATGTCCTCCGAGATTCGGATGTCGAGGAATGTGACCGGATGTGAGTGCGCGCGGGGCGCTGTGGTGCAGCGCCCCGCGCGGCTCATGAGTGTGCGGGTGGGGTCAGCCGGAGTAGGTGCCGGACTTGACCGCCTTCCACGCCCCGCCTTCGACCTGGTAGACGGTGAGCTGCTTGTTGGTCGTGTCACCGTATTCGTCGAAGGCGACCTTGCCGGTCACGCCGTCGAAGGAGATGTTCTGCATCGCGGTGGTGATCTGCGCGCGGGCGTCGTCCGGGAGCTTGCCGTCGTTGTCCTCGACGACCTTCTTCACGGCCTCGATGATGGCCCAGGTGGAGTCGTAGGAGTAGCCGCCGTAGGCGGAGTAGCTGTCCTTGTAGCCCTCGGCCTTGTAGTCGGCGACGAAGTCCTTGGCGGAGGGCAGTTCCTCGACAGGGGCGCCGACGGAGGTGGCGAGGTCGCCGGTGCTGGCGGCGCCGCCGAGCTTGATGTACTCGGGGTCGTACATGCCGTCGCCGCCGACGACGGGGACCTTGGCGCCGGTCGCCTTGATCTGCTTGGTCAGGGGGCCGGACTGCGGGTACTCGCCGCCGTAGTAGACGACGTCGGCGCCGGAGTTCTTGACCTTGGTGGCGACCGCGGAGAAGTCCTTGGTCTCGGGGTTGATGTGCTCGGTGCCGACGACCTCGCCGCCGAGCTTCTCGAACTCGCCGGTGAAGGTGGCGGCCAGGCCGGCGCCGTAGGTCTTCTTGTCGTCGATGACGAAGACCTTCTTCTTCTTTGCGTCGTTGTACAGGTACTGCGCGGCGAACGGGCCCTGGACGGCGTCCGTGGTCGCGGTGCGGAAGTACGACTTGTACGGGCGGACCTTCTTGGTCTGCCAGTCGGCGCCCTGGGTCAGGGTCGGGCCGGTGTTGGCGGGGGAGACCTGGACGAGCTTGGCGTCGTCGAAGACCTTCTGCATGGACTCGGCGACGCCGGAGTTCAGGGGGCCGACGACGCCGAGGATGTCCTTGTTGGCGACGAAGGTGACCGCGTTCTGCTGGCCGGAGGAGGGCTGCGCCTGGTCGTCGAGGGCTTCGGTCTTGAAGGTTATGCCCTCGACGTACTTCTCCTTGTTGGCCGTTTTGGCCGCGAGGTCGGCGGAGTTCTTGATGCCGAGGCCCATGGCGGAGAGGTCACCGGTCAGCGGGGCGTCGACGCCGATGACGACAGT
Encoded proteins:
- a CDS encoding branched-chain amino acid ABC transporter permease, whose product is MNELPQQLVNGLLLGSMYGLVAIGYTMVYGIVQLINFAHGEIFMLGGFGAITVYLYVLPDGTTMWVALPLMLIGGIIVAVLAAVGAERLAYRPLRTAPRLAPLITAIGLSLALQQAVWAWYPDAKESINFPQIDGGPFEIGNVTIQTGDIFLLIAAPISMAILAYFVMKTRTGRGMQATAQDPDTAKLMGINTDRIIVVAFALGAAFAAVGAFAYGLKYGQVQFRMGFILGLKAFTAAVLGGIGNIYGAMLGGVVLGLAEALSTAYVADIPGMAQFGSQSWADVWAFVLLILVLLFRPQGLLGERVADRA
- a CDS encoding SIMPL domain-containing protein; protein product: MTTSSEEAQPTAAPYGTPDAPRIAVRGEARLEVDPEIARIRVTVLARGKDRRAALDDLTRRNTTVLDLVKTYGAAVERLETGAFSITPELKEKGRGERINAYHGRVHITAELTDFTALGELTTRLADLDLTRVDGPWWSLRPNSPAHKQARQQAVKEAVQRAREYADALDTTLAALVELADIGAEAPAQPFGPAAPGGPMRSARAKGAEATDAAPLDLEPQRQRVYAQVNARFTMRPPQL
- a CDS encoding ABC transporter ATP-binding protein — encoded protein: MTTDTTTKDATPGANAPGETVLDARGVTMRFGGLTAVRNVNLTVNSGEIVGLIGPNGAGKTTFFNCLTGLYIPTEGEVRYKGQVLPPQSFKVTAAGIARTFQNIRLFSNMTVLENVLVGRHTRTKEGLWSALLRGPGFHKAEAASRERAMELLEFVGLANKAEHLARNLPYGEQRKLEIARALASEPGLLLLDEPTAGMNPQETRTTEELVFAIRDQGIAVLVIEHDMRFIFNLCDRVAVLVQGEKLVEGDSATVQGDERVVAAYLGEPFEDAPGKDEVAEVEAAEAHAEPTKDAAPGKENDR
- a CDS encoding branched-chain amino acid ABC transporter substrate-binding protein codes for the protein MRQRSLIAITAALAAGALTLTACGSRDEGNGGSEADSGTTVVIGVDAPLTGDLSAMGLGIKNSADLAAKTANKEKYVEGITFKTEALDDQAQPSSGQQNAVTFVANKDILGVVGPLNSGVAESMQKVFDDAKLVQVSPANTGPTLTQGADWQTKKVRPYKSYFRTATTDAVQGPFAAQYLYNDAKKKKVFVIDDKKTYGAGLAATFTGEFEKLGGEVVGTEHINPETKDFSAVATKVKNSGADVVYYGGEYPQSGPLTKQIKATGAKVPVVGGDGMYDPEYIKLGGAASTGDLATSVGAPVEELPSAKDFVADYKAEGYKDSYSAYGGYSYDSTWAIIEAVKKVVEDNDGKLPDDARAQITTAMQNISFDGVTGKVAFDEYGDTTNKQLTVYQVEGGAWKAVKSGTYSG
- a CDS encoding ANTAR domain-containing response regulator, with translation MTAPESPQPVDAPDDDKSHVPPLTTRVVIAEDEALIRLDLKEMLEEEGYSVVGEAGDGEQAIELAREHQPDLVILDVKMPKLDGISAAEKIAEEGIAPVLMLTAFSQRDLVERARDAGAMAYLVKPFSKSDVVPAIEMAVSRFTELKELEKEVADLTLRLETRKLVDRAKSILQTEYGLTEPAAFRWIQKTSMDRRMSMQQVAEAVILDADEKKAAKG
- the pyk gene encoding pyruvate kinase; its protein translation is MRRAKIVCTLGPATDSYDQIKALVEAGMDIARFNLSHGGHAEHDERYQHVRKAADETGRSVGTLADLQGPKIRLGRFTEGPVLLERDDTFTITVEQGVEGNGDICGTTHNGLATDVTTGERILVDDGKVTLEVTAVDGPRVHTRVVEGGMVSDNKGLNLPGVAVSVPALSEKDEDDLRWALRTGFDVIALSFVRSARDIEDVHRIMDEEGRRLPVIAKIEKPQAVDNIEEIVAAFDGVMVARGDLGVEMPLEQVPLVQKRTVKLAKRNAKPVIVATQMLDSMINNSRPTRAEVSDVANAVLDGTDAVMLSGETSVGKYPVETVRTMGRIVAAAEEDLLAKGLPPLTEHNKPRTQGGAVARAAAEIGDFLDAKFLVAFSQSGDTARRLSRYRSPIPLLAFTPDPATRSQLSLTWGVETFLGPRVDSTDAMVDQVDELLLKYGRCKKGDVVVITAGSPPGVAGFTNMVRVHHIGEDDSPK
- a CDS encoding branched-chain amino acid ABC transporter permease, which codes for MTTQTTASPAPTAKHDTTPRGLVGLPENIGRALATGGGVLAVISTFLSWTWTSAFPGNLTVYGYPGGLQILVLIGGALTALFGLASYGIKGLSWLVPAGADSSIKLAALGTFTTAWYTILAISIQLGGIVNLEPGGYVAALATLAALLGALALPFERQAPEIADPEDTPWEQFLLGARNARSVIKSCLATGTSTPARTLPAYAEILVIVAAMTLGLIVFTYGIGTEYDELFVGFLITAGFGFAAVAKAGLVGRVSAITAKHRTVTMIGAFTAAAAFPFTQSDDRYATIGVYILIFATVALGLNIVVGLAGLLDLGYVAFLGVGAYTAAMVSGSPSSPFDLHLPFWASALLGGVVAMIFGVIIGAPTLRLRGDYLAIVTLGFGEIFRLAVLNMDGTSGPDITNGSNGISSIPNLNIFGFDFGQEHTIAGFTIARFANYFFLMLLITLVVVVVFRRSSDSRIGRAWIAIREDETAALAMGINGFRVKLIAFALGAALAGLAGTVQAHVTYTVTPEQYQFAAVVPPNSAFLLAAVVLGGMGTISGPLVGAALLYLIPTKLQFLGNYQLFAFGVALVLLMRFRPEGLIPNRRRQLEFHEDAEAPTVLSKTGA
- a CDS encoding ABC transporter ATP-binding protein; this translates as MTALLEVEDLRVAYGKIEAVKGISFKVDAGEVVTLIGTNGAGKTTTLRTLSGLLKPAGGQIKFNGKSLKKIPAHNIVSLGLAHSPEGRHIFPRMTIEDNLRLGAFLRSDKPGIEKDIQRAYDLFPILGERRKQAAGTLSGGEQQMLAMGRALMSQPKLLMLDEPSMGLSPIMMQKIMATISELKSQGTTILLVEQNAQAALSLADQGHVMEIGKIVLSGTGSDLLTDESVRKAYLGED